A DNA window from Maribellus comscasis contains the following coding sequences:
- a CDS encoding beta-galactosidase, which translates to MKTTIVIIIVLFLFSCATENSPTFDIQQIQKSNNEISVVENGVGFEGNVLKITPTNDDQSLTIWEGTDPDLWKNAQYLVCEIWHDNDFSAVLNVEFFRNERGAGNIVTQSGTEAGDEDGTPRMSAKIGVLPKLKTKMVFPLEHLNGQEIFMRRFPRQLKGTVLGDRMKPEETSKVILRFGPWMEPHFMPEFEIAAVYLTNDEPESFSPVTEPVVDKFGQWTVKDWPGKTKNEQELETLLAGQLASAQTNSFPENWSKYGGWKEKKFEATGFFRAHHDGNRWWLVDPEGYVFVSVGVDCIRSTASGVSSGQEDLFAWLPDENDELYKDGISGRGEYQQVDFYKFNLMRVFGEKWRENWETITSGQIRDFGINTIGNWSDVGYARKSGIPYVLPLSRFPSTKVQLYRDFPDVFAKEYENNAKDFAQQLNGYKNDSYLIGYFLRNEPNWAFGAHDIAFEMFATPQQSESKNTFAKWLSQQYSSVEELNQTWNLDLSDFEKITQLVFDEYPSEGAKKDFWKFSEILVAKYVNVPCDEVEKVDPNHLNLGMRYAWLSSDLLYKAGERFDVFSINGYGNPGPPETAEIAKISGKPVMIGEFHFGSTDRGLPATGIQGVLSQTDRGKAYRYYIEQGLARPELIGMHYFQWLDQPVFGRFDGENYNIGFMDICNNPYKELIEAAKQTHQKMYEVASGTEQPFNEIIEKIPPIHY; encoded by the coding sequence ATGAAAACAACTATTGTCATTATTATTGTGTTGTTTCTTTTTTCCTGTGCAACCGAGAATTCACCAACATTCGACATTCAGCAAATTCAAAAAAGTAATAATGAAATCAGTGTCGTAGAAAATGGTGTTGGTTTTGAAGGCAATGTACTAAAAATTACTCCAACAAACGACGACCAAAGTCTTACCATTTGGGAAGGAACTGATCCTGATTTGTGGAAGAACGCCCAATACCTGGTTTGCGAAATCTGGCACGACAATGATTTTAGTGCGGTACTGAATGTTGAATTTTTCAGAAATGAAAGAGGAGCCGGAAACATTGTAACGCAAAGTGGCACCGAAGCAGGTGACGAGGACGGAACACCACGAATGTCGGCCAAAATTGGCGTTCTGCCAAAACTAAAGACTAAGATGGTTTTCCCGCTGGAACATTTAAATGGTCAGGAAATTTTTATGCGCCGTTTTCCCCGCCAGTTAAAAGGAACCGTTTTGGGAGACAGAATGAAACCCGAAGAAACCTCAAAAGTTATCCTTCGTTTCGGGCCGTGGATGGAACCTCATTTTATGCCCGAATTTGAAATTGCAGCAGTTTACCTGACCAATGATGAACCGGAGTCATTTTCACCAGTGACAGAACCGGTTGTAGATAAGTTTGGTCAGTGGACGGTAAAAGACTGGCCCGGTAAAACCAAAAATGAACAAGAATTGGAAACTTTGCTGGCAGGCCAACTGGCGTCTGCACAAACAAATTCATTTCCTGAAAACTGGAGCAAATATGGCGGCTGGAAAGAGAAGAAGTTTGAAGCTACTGGATTTTTTCGCGCACACCATGACGGTAATCGTTGGTGGCTGGTCGACCCGGAAGGTTATGTTTTTGTTTCTGTTGGAGTGGATTGTATCCGCAGTACAGCCTCAGGTGTAAGTTCGGGGCAGGAAGATTTATTTGCATGGCTCCCCGATGAAAATGATGAACTATACAAAGACGGAATTTCCGGAAGGGGAGAATATCAGCAGGTTGATTTTTACAAGTTTAATCTGATGCGCGTTTTTGGTGAAAAATGGCGCGAAAACTGGGAAACCATTACTTCCGGGCAGATTCGGGATTTTGGAATTAACACCATCGGAAACTGGTCGGATGTTGGTTATGCGCGTAAATCAGGAATTCCCTATGTTCTCCCTTTGTCGCGTTTCCCATCTACCAAAGTACAGTTGTACCGCGATTTCCCTGATGTATTTGCTAAGGAATATGAAAACAACGCTAAAGATTTTGCACAACAACTCAACGGTTATAAAAATGATTCGTATTTAATTGGCTATTTTTTGCGGAACGAGCCCAACTGGGCTTTTGGCGCCCATGATATTGCTTTTGAAATGTTTGCAACACCGCAACAGTCAGAATCAAAAAATACATTTGCAAAATGGCTGTCGCAACAATATTCTTCGGTAGAGGAACTGAATCAAACGTGGAATCTTGATTTGTCTGATTTTGAAAAGATTACTCAACTGGTTTTTGATGAATATCCTTCGGAAGGAGCAAAAAAAGATTTTTGGAAGTTTTCTGAAATATTGGTAGCAAAATACGTCAATGTTCCCTGCGATGAGGTGGAAAAAGTAGATCCAAACCACCTGAACCTGGGAATGCGTTACGCGTGGTTAAGTTCTGACTTATTATACAAAGCAGGCGAACGTTTTGACGTATTTTCCATCAATGGTTACGGAAATCCCGGCCCGCCGGAAACTGCTGAAATCGCAAAAATAAGTGGAAAACCAGTTATGATTGGCGAGTTTCATTTTGGTTCGACCGACCGCGGGTTACCTGCCACCGGAATTCAGGGAGTTTTAAGTCAGACCGACCGCGGAAAAGCATACCGGTATTATATTGAACAGGGACTCGCCCGACCGGAATTAATTGGGATGCACTATTTTCAGTGGCTCGACCAGCCGGTTTTTGGCCGTTTTGACGGCGAAAATTACAATATCGGATTTATGGATATTTGTAATAATCCGTACAAAGAGTTGATTGAAGCAGCAAAACAGACACATCAAAAGATGTATGAAGTTGCCAGCGGAACTGAACAGCCTTTTAATGAGATCATCGAAAAAATTCCACCAATCCATTATTAA
- a CDS encoding glycoside hydrolase family 2 TIM barrel-domain containing protein has product MNRFKTKTLILVILSVWMMSCNRYTDYSDVPFEEPSPKPWEDQGIFQINKVEPHAHFIPFATKEQALTEDKWQSPILKSLNGTWQFHLSQNPSERPKWFFKNDFDTRDWDEIKVPANWEVEGFDYPIYTNVKYPHDRTPPVIQDYYNPVGSYKRTFTIPEGWDGKQIVIHFGAVSSNLNLWINEQYVGYSEDSKTPAEFDITSYLKEGENTLAAEIFRWSDASYLEDQDFWRLSGITRDVYLEARNPQHIKDFRIGSGLDETYTNGQFSLEVELANNQNATVEAVLSDGNEVVKEFSETSNGGTVSFESEIPNVKKWSAEIPNLYQLIVTLKNDEGTIEVFKQDVGFRTIEIKNSVLLVNGQYVYLKGANLHEHNDKTGHVQDKETMLLDIKIMKEHNLNAVRTSHYPEPELWYELCNKYGLYIVDEANIESHGMGYGEESLAKDASWKEAHLYRTKNMFERDKNQPCIIIWSLGNEAGNGVNFYATYDYLKSVDSTRPVQYERSGLDRNTDIFCPMYMGIHGMERFAKENGDRPLIQCEYAHAMGNSVGNLQDYWDVIEKYDVLQGGFIWDWVDQGLLTTNDEGEEFWAYGGDFGPDTVPSDGNFCLNGLVDPDRGVKPHLLEVKKVYQYIGFNPLNLKTGTISVTNKFAFLNLLKFEFTWEVAGDGKKIASGSFDDLDLNPGESKKVTLDFDLNPEQGVEYFLNVQAKLKEDWSLVEAGTQLAAEQFELPVFVSVQKVNVAEMPPLTTGEDGDFLTVTGEGFSVSFNKKEGVITSFKRGDVELIQTGLVPNFWRAPIDNDFGNNLHKRSRVWREAGKNRQVSAVTVNKNGEGVQEGGRNRNITTAGGKNDVDVIFDFDLVNESGDKIAKYKTEYTVYGSGDVVVTNHFKMTAEELPEIVRMGMNMIMPRKFDQMTWLGRGPQESYVDRKTAAFVGLYSGSVAEQYWEYLRPQENGNKTDVRWLAITDGSGNGLFFEGMPLLEVSAHHNLQEDFESMERTDGRQQDGDVVVNRHTTDVKPRDLTSVNIDYMQMGVGGDNSWGAWTHDEYRLTGEEYNYSFRMRGMLTGDDPLKIAKEKL; this is encoded by the coding sequence ATGAACCGATTCAAAACAAAAACGCTAATCCTCGTAATACTAAGTGTTTGGATGATGTCGTGTAACCGATACACCGACTATTCTGATGTTCCCTTTGAAGAACCCAGTCCAAAACCCTGGGAAGATCAGGGAATTTTCCAGATTAATAAAGTGGAACCACATGCCCATTTTATTCCTTTTGCAACAAAAGAACAAGCACTTACTGAAGATAAATGGCAATCGCCAATACTGAAATCATTAAACGGAACCTGGCAATTTCATCTTTCTCAAAATCCTTCAGAAAGACCAAAATGGTTTTTCAAGAACGATTTTGATACCCGTGATTGGGATGAAATTAAAGTACCTGCCAACTGGGAAGTGGAAGGTTTTGACTACCCGATTTATACCAACGTTAAATATCCGCACGACAGGACTCCACCGGTAATTCAGGATTATTACAACCCGGTGGGATCATACAAAAGAACATTTACTATTCCCGAAGGTTGGGATGGAAAACAAATAGTGATCCATTTTGGTGCTGTTAGTTCAAACTTAAATCTTTGGATTAACGAGCAATATGTGGGATACAGCGAAGACAGCAAAACACCGGCCGAGTTTGATATTACTTCATATTTAAAAGAAGGAGAAAATACACTGGCAGCAGAAATCTTCCGCTGGAGTGATGCATCTTACCTGGAAGACCAGGACTTTTGGAGGTTAAGCGGAATTACCCGTGATGTATATCTTGAAGCCAGAAATCCGCAACATATTAAAGATTTCAGAATCGGTTCAGGATTGGATGAAACCTATACAAACGGGCAGTTTAGCCTTGAAGTGGAATTGGCGAATAACCAAAATGCGACTGTTGAAGCTGTTCTTTCTGACGGCAATGAGGTTGTGAAAGAATTTTCAGAGACTTCAAACGGTGGAACAGTTTCTTTTGAATCAGAAATTCCGAACGTAAAAAAATGGTCGGCAGAAATTCCGAATTTGTATCAATTGATTGTTACACTCAAAAACGATGAAGGTACAATTGAAGTGTTTAAGCAGGATGTAGGTTTCCGTACCATCGAAATAAAAAATTCGGTACTGCTGGTAAATGGTCAGTATGTTTATCTGAAAGGAGCGAACCTGCACGAACACAACGATAAAACCGGCCATGTACAGGATAAGGAAACCATGTTGCTTGATATTAAAATAATGAAGGAACATAACCTGAATGCTGTACGTACCTCGCACTACCCGGAACCTGAATTATGGTATGAACTCTGCAACAAGTACGGTTTGTACATTGTTGATGAAGCCAACATCGAATCACACGGAATGGGTTACGGAGAAGAATCTCTGGCCAAAGATGCAAGTTGGAAAGAAGCCCATTTGTATCGTACAAAAAATATGTTCGAACGCGATAAAAATCAACCTTGTATAATAATCTGGTCGTTGGGTAACGAAGCCGGAAACGGTGTGAATTTTTATGCTACTTACGATTATTTAAAGTCAGTTGATTCAACTCGTCCGGTTCAGTATGAGAGATCCGGGTTAGACAGGAACACTGATATTTTCTGCCCGATGTATATGGGAATTCACGGAATGGAACGTTTTGCAAAAGAAAATGGCGACCGCCCGCTCATTCAGTGCGAATATGCCCACGCCATGGGTAACAGTGTAGGTAATTTGCAGGATTACTGGGATGTAATTGAAAAATATGATGTTTTGCAGGGTGGTTTTATCTGGGACTGGGTTGACCAGGGATTGTTAACCACCAACGATGAAGGAGAAGAATTTTGGGCATATGGTGGCGACTTTGGCCCCGATACAGTTCCTTCCGATGGAAATTTCTGTTTGAATGGATTGGTTGATCCGGATCGTGGAGTAAAACCACATCTTCTGGAAGTAAAAAAGGTATATCAATACATTGGCTTTAACCCCTTGAATTTGAAAACAGGTACTATTTCTGTAACAAATAAATTCGCGTTTCTAAATCTTTTAAAATTTGAATTTACCTGGGAAGTGGCTGGTGACGGGAAAAAGATAGCCAGTGGTAGTTTTGATGATTTGGATCTGAACCCGGGAGAATCAAAAAAAGTAACCCTGGATTTTGACCTGAATCCTGAACAGGGAGTTGAATATTTCCTTAATGTACAAGCCAAATTAAAAGAGGACTGGAGCCTGGTGGAAGCAGGAACCCAACTGGCTGCAGAACAGTTTGAACTGCCCGTATTTGTGTCGGTACAGAAAGTAAACGTTGCTGAAATGCCGCCGCTTACTACAGGCGAAGATGGCGATTTCCTTACTGTAACCGGCGAAGGTTTCTCTGTTTCGTTTAATAAGAAAGAGGGAGTGATTACCAGCTTTAAACGGGGAGATGTTGAATTAATTCAAACGGGCTTGGTACCTAATTTCTGGCGCGCACCAATTGACAACGACTTTGGAAACAACCTTCATAAACGCAGCCGGGTTTGGCGCGAAGCAGGCAAAAATAGGCAGGTAAGTGCCGTTACTGTCAATAAAAACGGAGAAGGAGTACAGGAAGGCGGTCGAAACAGAAACATTACAACTGCGGGCGGTAAAAACGACGTGGATGTAATTTTTGATTTTGACCTGGTGAACGAATCAGGTGATAAAATTGCGAAATATAAGACTGAATATACGGTCTATGGTTCAGGCGATGTTGTGGTAACCAACCATTTTAAAATGACGGCAGAAGAATTGCCCGAAATAGTAAGAATGGGTATGAATATGATAATGCCACGTAAATTTGACCAAATGACATGGCTGGGCCGTGGACCACAGGAAAGTTATGTTGACAGAAAAACAGCTGCTTTTGTTGGTTTGTACAGCGGAAGTGTTGCGGAGCAGTATTGGGAATATTTGCGTCCGCAGGAAAACGGTAATAAAACCGATGTGCGCTGGTTGGCCATAACCGATGGAAGCGGAAACGGACTTTTCTTTGAAGGAATGCCATTGCTTGAAGTTAGTGCACACCATAATTTGCAGGAAGATTTTGAATCGATGGAAAGAACCGACGGACGTCAGCAGGATGGTGATGTTGTGGTGAACCGTCATACCACCGATGTAAAACCACGTGATTTAACTTCAGTAAATATCGATTACATGCAAATGGGTGTTGGCGGTGATAACAGTTGGGGAGCCTGGACGCATGATGAGTACCGTTTAACAGGTGAAGAATACAACTACTCATTCAGAATGAGGGGAATGTTAACAGGTGATGATCCGTTAAAAATAGCTAAAGAAAAATTATAA
- a CDS encoding cysteate synthase, with translation MDKTFVKTNYQLQSVKTGKIFNDSGWLLDAPGEIEPTLIRAVYKKKQLELKDDLWGLYKFADWLPISRTLVGSSSPVTYKSEGLAAELGLKNLWITFSGYWPEKGATIKTGSFKETEAYSVCGRMTPEMDKVLVVASAGNTSRAFAKVCSENNIPLIICVPEDNIGALWFDEPINDCVKLICSRSGSDYFDAIHLSNIVAGMEHFIPEGGAKNVARRDGMATTVLSAVTTIGEIPEYYFQAVGSGTGAIAAWEANLRLLEDGRFGSNKMKLMVSQNAPFTPMYDAWKADSRAMLPLLDHVARKQVEEIDAKVLSNRKPPYPIYGGLYDALKDTDGDVVLATNQEARDAAQLFLEKEGNDIHPAAAVATATLVSAVKNGTVGKDDLIMLNITGGGEQKFKHEKKIYYLEPEVVFDIDPNPEEIIEKVNNLFPQKIKPLV, from the coding sequence ATGGATAAAACATTTGTAAAAACCAATTATCAGTTACAATCTGTAAAGACGGGGAAAATATTTAATGATAGTGGCTGGCTGCTGGATGCCCCGGGAGAAATTGAACCAACACTAATCAGAGCCGTGTACAAAAAAAAACAGCTTGAGTTAAAAGATGACTTGTGGGGACTTTACAAATTCGCCGATTGGTTACCCATCAGCCGGACTTTGGTAGGATCTTCATCGCCGGTTACGTATAAAAGTGAAGGACTGGCTGCTGAACTTGGCTTGAAAAATCTTTGGATTACATTTAGCGGATACTGGCCCGAAAAAGGTGCAACAATAAAAACAGGTTCTTTTAAGGAAACTGAAGCTTACTCTGTTTGCGGCAGAATGACTCCTGAAATGGATAAGGTACTGGTTGTTGCTTCAGCCGGAAATACATCCCGGGCGTTTGCAAAAGTGTGTTCCGAGAATAATATCCCGCTTATTATCTGTGTTCCTGAAGATAACATCGGCGCATTGTGGTTTGACGAACCCATTAATGACTGTGTAAAACTGATTTGCAGCCGATCAGGATCTGATTATTTTGATGCAATTCATTTGTCAAATATTGTCGCAGGAATGGAACATTTTATCCCGGAAGGTGGAGCGAAAAATGTGGCTCGCCGTGATGGAATGGCTACTACTGTGCTTTCGGCAGTAACGACCATAGGGGAAATCCCTGAATATTATTTTCAGGCCGTTGGCAGCGGAACAGGGGCCATTGCTGCCTGGGAAGCTAATTTGCGTTTGCTGGAAGATGGACGATTCGGAAGCAACAAAATGAAACTTATGGTTTCGCAAAATGCACCTTTTACTCCAATGTACGATGCTTGGAAAGCTGACTCGCGGGCTATGTTGCCTTTGTTAGATCATGTGGCCCGAAAGCAGGTGGAAGAAATTGATGCCAAGGTTTTGTCGAACCGGAAACCTCCGTATCCTATTTATGGTGGGTTGTACGATGCCTTAAAAGATACAGATGGTGATGTTGTGCTGGCAACCAACCAGGAAGCAAGGGATGCCGCGCAACTTTTTCTCGAAAAGGAAGGAAATGATATTCATCCGGCAGCAGCAGTTGCAACAGCAACACTTGTATCGGCCGTAAAAAACGGAACGGTTGGTAAAGACGATTTAATCATGTTAAATATCACTGGTGGCGGCGAGCAGAAATTTAAACATGAAAAGAAAATTTATTATCTGGAACCTGAAGTTGTATTTGACATCGATCCCAACCCGGAGGAAATTATAGAGAAGGTGAATAACCTTTTCCCCCAAAAAATTAAACCTTTGGTATAG
- a CDS encoding RNA polymerase sigma-70 factor, whose translation MIHKDKSLNKVIAKLCGGDKNALDEIYNYYYPKLYAFAKSFLKVDDDINDILQEVFVKLWLNRQKIKNIDTFNSYLFTITKNHIISYFRIKSKNHEFESRLKEIASPEQTSEITDIEYKELKGKLEELIDQLPEKRKIIFKLSREDGLSHAEIAEKLDISIKTVEDHMRHALKFVKKHMKSFETIVILYISLFL comes from the coding sequence ATGATTCACAAGGACAAAAGTTTAAATAAAGTAATAGCAAAACTCTGCGGAGGTGATAAAAATGCTCTGGATGAAATTTATAATTACTATTATCCAAAACTTTATGCCTTTGCGAAAAGTTTTCTAAAAGTTGACGATGATATAAATGATATTTTACAGGAAGTTTTTGTAAAACTTTGGCTCAACAGGCAAAAAATAAAAAACATTGATACTTTTAATTCCTACCTGTTCACCATTACCAAAAACCATATTATTTCTTACTTCAGGATAAAAAGCAAAAACCACGAATTTGAAAGCCGCCTCAAAGAAATTGCAAGCCCTGAACAAACAAGCGAAATTACTGATATTGAATATAAAGAGTTAAAAGGCAAGCTCGAAGAACTTATTGATCAGCTACCGGAAAAAAGAAAAATAATTTTTAAACTTAGCAGAGAGGATGGGCTTTCGCATGCGGAAATAGCAGAAAAACTTGATATTTCGATAAAAACAGTGGAAGACCATATGCGACATGCATTAAAGTTTGTTAAAAAACACATGAAAAGCTTCGAAACCATAGTTATTCTTTATATTTCACTCTTTCTCTAG
- a CDS encoding FecR family protein, with protein sequence MHQKFKKYISNSCTSEEYNEVKNFIGKKENDVFIDGLMHETWKDTLTKPNTISPDQNLLNLIHHKIALKENNPKRTVRIYQTISAVAAVLILGLILGIVFYPKQIQNNIVTQNISTPYGGKTHFTLSDGTEIWLNSGSSISYPSRFSDTREVTLKGEAYFKVTHNSHPFIVSGNFGEIEVLGTEFDVKAYDGEPFATTLVNGSIRYRNKDNQLTLKPGSQVTFHQNKMLTHKVETEIYTSWKDGKLIFRDEPLENIATRLERWYNVDIELKGEEIKKLRYNGTIELESFSEVLELIKVTTPIQYSFDRDTRILSISATN encoded by the coding sequence ATGCATCAAAAATTTAAAAAATACATTTCCAATTCATGTACTTCGGAAGAATACAACGAGGTAAAGAATTTTATCGGTAAAAAAGAAAATGATGTTTTTATTGACGGATTGATGCATGAAACCTGGAAAGATACTCTTACTAAACCCAATACGATTTCACCAGACCAAAACTTACTAAACCTGATTCACCACAAAATTGCGTTAAAAGAAAATAATCCAAAACGAACTGTACGAATTTATCAAACAATTTCAGCAGTGGCAGCTGTTCTTATTCTGGGATTAATTCTCGGTATCGTTTTTTATCCAAAGCAAATACAAAACAATATTGTTACTCAAAATATAAGTACACCTTACGGAGGAAAAACTCATTTTACACTTTCCGATGGAACAGAAATTTGGTTAAACTCCGGTTCTTCAATCAGCTATCCCAGCCGGTTTTCCGACACAAGGGAGGTTACACTAAAAGGCGAGGCCTATTTTAAGGTAACGCACAATTCACATCCTTTTATCGTTTCCGGAAATTTTGGGGAGATTGAAGTCCTGGGAACCGAGTTTGATGTAAAAGCATACGATGGAGAACCATTTGCCACAACACTTGTAAATGGCTCGATACGATACAGAAATAAAGATAATCAGCTTACCTTAAAACCGGGAAGCCAGGTAACATTTCATCAAAACAAAATGCTTACCCACAAAGTTGAAACAGAGATTTACACGTCATGGAAAGATGGAAAATTAATTTTCAGAGACGAACCTCTTGAAAACATCGCAACCCGTCTGGAAAGATGGTACAATGTAGATATCGAACTCAAAGGTGAAGAGATTAAAAAGCTGAGATACAATGGAACAATAGAACTCGAAAGTTTTAGCGAAGTACTTGAACTCATTAAAGTTACTACGCCGATTCAGTATTCATTTGATCGTGACACCCGAATTTTAAGTATCTCAGCCACTAACTAA